A portion of the Candidatus Cloacimonadota bacterium genome contains these proteins:
- a CDS encoding tRNA threonylcarbamoyladenosine dehydratase: MTEAAFSRTELLLGAPALKRVREARVCVIGLGGVGSYAVEALVRAGIQHFTLIDFDKVGESNLNRQIIALQDTIGLPKVEVTRDRILAVNPSAKVLCHQVFLDETNRPNLLVENDFYIDAIDSLGPKIGLLEHAAQQGLNIVTVMGAGNRLDPGSVKLSPLRKTHNCPLARRVRKSLGKRGIDASFPCVWSSEKPFLPENDFDPPDDEPDQQRGRKRRTVGSISYLPAIMGMHAAAWVIQSILEPEE; this comes from the coding sequence TTGACTGAAGCGGCTTTTTCCCGCACGGAGCTTTTGCTGGGAGCGCCAGCTTTGAAGCGTGTGCGCGAAGCCAGGGTTTGCGTGATTGGCTTGGGCGGCGTGGGTTCCTACGCGGTTGAAGCATTGGTGAGAGCCGGGATTCAGCACTTCACTTTGATTGATTTTGACAAGGTGGGGGAGAGCAATCTGAATCGGCAGATAATCGCGCTGCAGGATACGATTGGACTGCCAAAGGTGGAGGTTACGCGCGACAGGATTCTGGCGGTAAACCCCAGTGCCAAAGTGCTTTGCCATCAGGTTTTTTTGGACGAGACGAACCGTCCCAACCTGTTGGTGGAAAACGATTTTTATATAGATGCCATCGACAGCCTGGGACCCAAGATTGGGCTTTTGGAACATGCCGCGCAGCAGGGTTTGAACATCGTGACGGTCATGGGCGCGGGAAATCGCCTGGATCCGGGTTCGGTCAAGCTTTCTCCGCTGCGCAAAACACATAACTGCCCGCTGGCGCGTCGGGTTCGTAAAAGCTTGGGCAAGAGAGGAATAGATGCCTCTTTTCCCTGCGTTTGGTCCAGCGAAAAACCCTTTTTGCCCGAAAATGATTTTGACCCGCCGGATGATGAACCAGATCAGCAACGCGGCAGAAAACGCAGAACTGTCGGCTCCATCAGCTATCTGCCTGCCATCATGGGCATGCA